The proteins below are encoded in one region of Xenopus laevis strain J_2021 chromosome 8L, Xenopus_laevis_v10.1, whole genome shotgun sequence:
- the lgals3.L gene encoding lectin, galactoside-binding, soluble, 3 L homeolog, translating to MADDFSLDDALNTQSTANPQQSQDPGQPQQQPWAWGNPAPGQYPGYPGAPPGQYPGYPGAAPGGQQYPGFPGPYPGQQYPGFPGQGFPGFPAPGQGYPGIPAQDPQKAGVPGQPEPPKPSAPVQLKVPYDLPLPSGVVPRLMITIQGTVNPNPKRFAVDFKRGQDIALHINPRFDERPNIIVRNSMIGNRWGPEERKAPKFPFVAGQPFKIQVLCEADHYKVGINNENLFQYAYRVRELHEIRSVCIGGDVTLTDANVTMV from the exons ATGGCCGATGACTTTTCG CTGGACGATGCTTTAAATACGCAGAGCACTGCAAACCCCCAGCAGTCCCAGGATCCAGGCCAGCCACAGCAACAGCCCTGGGCATGGGGCAACCCTGCACCAGGCCAGTATCCAGGTTATCCAGGAGCTCCACCAGGTCAGTATCCAGGTTATCCTGGTGCTGCACCAGGAGGCCAACAATATCCAGGGTTCCCAGGACCCTACCCTGGCCAGCAATATCCCGGTTTCCCAGGCCAAGGGTTCCCAGGTTTCCCTGCACCAGGCCAGGGTTACCCAGGAATTCCTGCGCAAGATCCACAAAAAGCTGGAGTTCCAGGACAGCCAGAACCTCCTAAACCATCTGCTCCAGTTCAGCTG AAAGTTCCGTATGACCTTCCTCTGCCCTCTGGGGTTGTACCCCGTCTAATGATCACAATTCAAGGCACAGTTAACCCAAATCCAAAGAG GtttgctgtggacttcaaaagaggTCAGGATATTGCCTTGCACATCAACCCACGTTTTGATGAAAGACCCAATATTATTGTGCGCAATTCAATGATCGGTAACCGATGGGGTCCAGAAGAGCGAAAAGCTCCAAAGTTTCCATTTGTTGCAGGCCAGCCTTTTAAG ATCCAAGTTCTGTGTGAAGCCGATCATTACAAAGTGGGTATCAATAACGAAAACCTCTTCCAGTATGCCTACAGGGTGAGGGAACTACATGAAATCAGGAGTGTGTGTATCGGCGGTGATGTTACTTTAACCGATGCTAATGTTACCATGGTCTGA
- the dlgap5.L gene encoding uncharacterized protein LOC735156 (The RefSeq protein has 2 substitutions compared to this genomic sequence), whose amino-acid sequence MEDHPVAQQKVEQVLPVEQVQVPEPERFELEMDDHPVAQQKVEQVQAPEPESSEQEMEDHPVAQQKMEQVQVPEPEISELEIDDHPVAQQKVPADAPIPPSSPAPNTQKETEQEALKEPEHDVPYFRDILKSESEKLRCLCCEWDKRIELDIPEDAKDVIRTTVGQTRLLMTERFKQFEGLVDNCEFKRGEKETTLTDLEGFWDMIYYQIEDVNKKFFNLGKLEENSGQQSTAPTRKIIKKKIVPAAASKSSQGDNGRAAARSRLAAIKAALKNKGKQEEPTVEAPARPTRVDEVVFDAGFFRVASPAKVANRARCSSSWLSPTPQPITSRIQQSDNPTGEQITEVPNSPATVKSLISKSLFENTEGSVQSDEQHPLPSVVETDEAACVFPVADLAKYLVPMENSGFQLCDSPAPEEVGTVPSRALFLEEIAGISGSFVNDVFMCSPQTNSPPAQPMSPTKESDGVCGTQDLNVQNDQLDFLGSCPPINMINRASFKCGAVAMADNSIVFSPIKKQKNLQRILKHNPELLDS is encoded by the exons ATGGAGGATCATCCAGTTGCACAACAGAAAGTGGAGCAGGTGCTTCCAGTGGAGCAAGTACAAGTCCCTGAGCCAGAGCGTTTTGAACTAGAAATGGACGATCATCCTGTTGCACAACAGAAAGTGGAGCAAGTACAGGCCCCCGAGCCAGAGAGTTCTGAACAAGAAATGGAGGATCATCCTGTTGCACAACAGAAAATGGAGCAAGTGCAGGTCCCCGAACCAGAGATTTCTGAACTAGAAATAGACGATCATCCTGTCGCACAGCAAAAag TTCCAGCTGATGCCCCAATACCCCCTTCTTCACCTGCACCAAATACACAGAAAGAAACTGAACAGGAAGCACTTAAGGAACCGGAGCATGATGTGCCATATTTCAG AGATATTCTTAAATCAGAGAGTGAGAAACTAAGGTGCTTGTGCTGTGAGTGGGATAAAAGAATTGAGCTGGATATCCCAGAGGATG CCAAAGATGTGATCCGCACCACTGTTGGCCAGACAAGACTTTTGATGACTGAAAGGTTTAAGCAGTTTGAGGGCCTAGTGGATAACTGTGAGTTCAAACGTGGTGAAAAGGAGACCACACTTACAGATCTGGAGGGATTCTGGGATATGATCTATTATCAG ATCGAAGATGTAAATAAGAAGTTTTTTAATCTTGGAAAACTGGAGGAGAATTCTTGGCAACAAGGCACAGCCCCAACCAGAAAAATCATAAAG AAAAAGATTGTCCCTGCTGCAGCATCAAAGTCAAGCCAAGGAGATAACGGCAGGGCTGCTGCTCGAAGTCGCCTCGCTGCTATTAAAGCTGCCTTGAAAAACAAAGGAAAGCAGGAGGAGCCCACTGTAGAGGCCCCAGCACGGCCTACCCGAGTCGATGAAGTTGTGTTTGATGCAGGGTTCTTTAGAGTCGCAAGCCCTGCCAAAGTCGCTAACC ggGCAAGATGCAGTTCTTCTTGGTTATCCCCTACTCCACAGCCAATCACAAGCCGTATTCAGCAGTCCGATAATCCCACTGGTGAACAAATAACAGAAGTACCAAATTCTCCAGCCACTGTAAAATCCCTCATCAGCAAATCACTTTTTGAGAACACAGAAGGAAG TGTACAGAGTGATGAACAACATCCCCTACCTTCTGTGGTTGAGACAGACGAGGCTGCCTGT GTCTTTCCAGTAGCCGATCTTGCAAAATACTTAGTTCCCATGGAGAATTCTGGTTTCCAGCTGTGTGATTCTCCGGCACCAGAGGAAGTTGGAACGGTACCTTCTAGAGCTTTGTTTTTGGAGGAGATTGCAGGGATTTCTGGATCATTTGTGAATGATGTTTTTATGTGTAGCCCACAGACAAATAGTCCTCCAGCACAACCCATGTCTCCCACTAAAGAATCTGATGGAGTTTGTGGCACTCAAG aTCTAAATGTTCAGAATGACCAACTGGACTTCCTGGGAAGCTGCCCGCCTATCAATATG ATCAACCGTGCTTCCTTTAAATGTGGTGCAGTTGCCATGGCCGACAACTCGATTGTATTTTCACCGATTAAGAAGCAAAAGAACTTGCAAAGGATTTTAAAGCACAATCCAGAATTATTGGACTCCTAA